The following are from one region of the Anomaloglossus baeobatrachus isolate aAnoBae1 chromosome 1, aAnoBae1.hap1, whole genome shotgun sequence genome:
- the HMGCS1 gene encoding hydroxymethylglutaryl-CoA synthase, cytoplasmic, with translation MPGSLPASAEASWPKDVGIVALEIYFPSQYVDQEELEKFDGVGAGKYTIGLGQSKMGFCSDREDINSLCLTVVQKLMDRNNLSYDCIGRLEVGTETIIDKSKSVKTVLMQLFEESGNTDVEGIDTTNACYGGTAALFNAANWVESSSWDGRYALVVAGDIAVYATGSARPTGGAGAVAMLVGPNATLVLERGLRGTHMQHAYDFYKPDMVSEYPVVDGKLSIQCYLSALDRCYSTYRKKIQSQWQKEETDKPFTLEDFGFMVFHSPYCKLVQKSLARLLLNDFISDPNPNMEDGVYAGLDSFQDVKLEDTYFDRDVEKAFLKSSAEFFNQKTKASLLVSRENGNMYTPSVYGCLASVLAQYSPQQLAGQRIGVFSYGSGFAATLYSIRVSQDATPGSSLDKLTSSLSDLKARLDSRKNVAPRVFAENMKLREDTHHLASYIPQGSVDDLFAGTWYLVRVDEKHRRFYARTSVLNDGPLEAALESVHSANSSEHFPSPAKKVPRIPTETEAISVSNGDH, from the exons ATGCCTGGATCTCTTCCTGCCTCCGCTGAAGCTTCCTGGCCTAAAGATGTGGGAATTGTCGCTTTGGAGATCTACTTCCCGTCCCAGTATGTTGACCAGGAGGAGCTGGAGAAGTTCGATGGGGTCGGAGCGGGGAAGTACACCATTGGCTTGGGTCAGTCCAAGATGGGCTTCTGCTCAGACCGAGAAGACATCAACTCCTTGTGCCTGACCGTGGTCCAGAAGCTGATGGACAGGAACAACCTGTCGTACGATTGTATCGGAAGACTGGAAGTGGGAACTGAGACAATCATCGACAAGTCAAAGTCTGTGAAGACCGTCCTGATGCAGCTGTTTGAAGAGTCTGGAAATACGGACGTTGAAGGCATCGACACGACTAATGCGTGTTATGGGGGAACCGCTGCCCTCTTTAACGCCGCCAACTGGGTGGAGTCCAGCTCTTGGGATG GACGCTATGCTCTGGTGGTCGCTGGAGACATTGCCGTGTACGCCACAGGGAGTGCCAGACCTACCGGAGGGGCAGGAGCTGTCGCCATGCTGGTGGGGCCCAACGCCACCCTCGTCCTGGAAAGAG GGTTGCGTGGCACGCACATGCAGCATGCGTACGACTTCTACAAGCCTGACATGGTGTCTGAATATCCAGTGGTCGATGGGAAATTGTCCATCCAGTGCTATCTCAGTGCATTGGATCGCTGCTATTCCACGTACCGCAAGAAAATCCAATCACAATGGCAGAAAG AGGAGACCGATAAGCCGTTCACTCTGGAGgactttggcttcatggtttttcaCTCTCCTTACTGCAAACTGGTGCAGAAATCTCTGGCTCGTCTGTTACTGAATGACTTCATTAGTGATCCCAATCCGAATATGGAGGACGGGGTTTACGCCGGTCTGGACTCATTCCA ggATGTGAAATTGGAGGATACGTACTTTGACCGAGATGTAGAAAAAGCCTTCCTGAAATCCAGCGCCGAGTTCTTCAATCAGAAGACGAAAGCCTCGCTGTTGGTGTCCCGGGAGAATGGGAACATGTACACGCCGTCTGTatatggctgcctggcttctgtgcTGGCTCA GTATTCCCCTCAGCAGTTAGCTGGGCAGAGGATTGGGGTATTTTCCTATGGATCTGGTTTTGCTGCTACTTTGTACTCTATCCGAGTTTCCCAAGACGCCACCCCAG GCTCGTCTCTGGATAAGCTGACGTCCAGCCTGTCTGACTTGAAGGCAAGATTGGACTCTAGGAAGAACGTTGCCCCCAGAGTGTTTGCAGAAAACATGAAGTTAAGAGAAGACACTCACCATTTAG CCAGTTACATACCTCAGGGCTCCGTGGATGACCTCTTTGCTGGTACTTGGTACCTGGTGCGGGTGGATGAGAAGCATCGGAGGTTTTATGCCCGGACCTCAGTGCTGAATGACGGCCCTCTGGAGGCGGCTCTGGAATCGGTCCACTCGGCAAACTCCAGTGAG CATTTCCCGAGTCCTGCTAAGAAGGTGCCGAGGATTCCCACAGAGACGGAGGCCATTTCAGTATCTAATGGAGACCACTGA